Proteins encoded within one genomic window of Haematobia irritans isolate KBUSLIRL chromosome 5, ASM5000362v1, whole genome shotgun sequence:
- the LOC142239002 gene encoding protein phtf-like, which yields MILDEIVSWYQKKIGTYDKEPWEKTVEMKILDGFNSGVTLKTAKLKTELIDVDLVRGSTFPKAKPKQSLTTVIRLSVLRYLFLPLYAQWWVKQTSPNAFGLLFFLYMSQMVNLAVYSYNVKDDSNIQGKADTNRTATYTNDEKSDTEHVISISELLIPMALSLLLSLIHSQIVATNIAQQSGSVKCKRRRYSNASQRSTGKLRRRKKLVKLRNHDQLENKKSGVNEFIANPSKSTLDVSTTNVVTASTSALKVPPSSLKIDAPFVPHNKLEAAELTNLENVQMSQTDNNCMGKRNVTFASHTQEKQQQTSPQSVSTTSSTHTSQQGDMSSLSSNSPNTSPIKTDRNDIEEFYDDLISRTTNSTDMINALPAPQPTPQNVVENENLRRTVGDDDGFESLNGKSSSGEDTNVSPQALRLRSVLNNHERVEQLMERKNKVQIAASNVEYIAHNRTINKTRDVSSDETEEEGDDGELVSSPASQVTSNCNDCTTSATEWLGITTNSDECSYSSDYDNSDDYKANQYSDEHVSDLDYTPNTILNPHGTSDRISCTVWDHREIKKAQMSVLEISSSIIENVELMPETNDYIYIGILFSFILSLIPSFCRLCEITMDSEKSSEINYFDLPMMLWEKASFSLTAIFGFAFGHTKWERTILMIGFINRLCLTMILFMIFSVAERTFKQRFLYAKLFSHLTSSRRARKSNLPHFRLNKVRNIKTWLSVRSYLKKRGPQRSVDIIVSAAFIVTLLLLAFLSVEWLKDSVHLHSHLNLEALMWSSTIGIFLLRFMTLGNKIHHKYRSVSVLITEQINLYLQIEKKPKKKDELMVSNSVLKLAADLLKELETPFKISGLSANPYLFTTIKVVILSALSGVLSEMLGFKLKLHKIKIK from the exons atgaTACTGGATGAAATTGTTTCATG GTATCAGAAAAAGATTGGAACCTATGACAAAGAACCATGGGAGAAGACAGTGGAAATGAAAATACTAGATGGTTTCAACAGCGGAGTGACGCTTAAGACTGCCAAACTTAAAACTGAGCTTATAGATGTGGATTTAGTTAGGG GTTCTACTTTCCCCAAGGCAAAGCCCAAGCAATCGCTTACAACTGTGATACGCCTATCAGTATTGCGCTATCTTTTCCTCCCATTGTATGCCCAATGGTGGGTCAAACAGACTTCCCCGAATGCGTTCGGtctattattttttctatatatgagCCAAATGGTAAATTTAGCAGTATACAGCTATAATGTAAAAGATGATTCAAACATTCAAGGTAAAGCTGATACAAATCGAACGGCAACATACACAAACGATGAAAAATCGGATACAGAA CACGTGATTTCAATATCGGAGCTATTGATTCCTATGGCTTTAAGTCTTCTTCTAAGTTTAATACATTCGCAAATAGTAGCCACCAATATAGCGCAGCAAAGTGGATCAGTAAAGTGTAAAAGGAGGCGATATTCAAATGCTAGCCAAAGAAGTACTGGAAAACTACGTAGACGAAAAAAGCTGGTTAA GCTACGCAATCATGACCAACTGGAAAATAAAAAGTCGGGTGTTAATGAATTCATTGCTAATCCTAGCAAGTCAACATTAGATGTATCTACTACTAATGTTGTGACAGCAAGTACTAGTGCTTTGAAAGTTCCTCCATCATCTTTGAAAATTGACGCTCCATTCGTTCCACACAATAAGTTAGAGGCCGCAGAACTTACCAATCTCGAAAACGTACAAATGTCTCAAACAGATAATAATTGTATGGGGAAACGAAATGTAACCTTTGCATCACACACTCAGGAAAAACAACAGCAAACATCACCACAATCGGTTTCGACAACGAGCAGTACCCATACTTCTCAGCAAGGTGATATGTCTAGTTTATCTTCAAACAGTCCAAATACATCGCCCATAAAAACGGATCGTAATGATATTGAAGAATTCTACGATGATTTAATCAGTAGAACAACAAATAGTACTGACATGATCAATGCACTTCCAGCACCTCAGCCAACACCTCAAAATGTcgtagaaaatgaaaatttacgaCGTACTGTTGGAGATGATGATGGTTTTGAAAGTCTCAATGGCAAAAGTTCGAGTGGGGAAGATACCAATGTTTCTCCACAAGCATTGCGTTTACGTAGTGTACTAAACAATCATGAAAGAGTGGAGCAGTTAATGGAG CGCAAAAACAAAGTTCAAATAGCAGCGTCTAATGTCGAATATATAGCCCATAATAGGACAATCAATAAAACGAGAGATGTTAGTAGCGATGAGACTGAAGAAGAGGGTGATGATGGTGAACTGGTATCGAGTCCAGCGTCGCAGGTCACATCAAACTGCAACGACTGCACTACATCTGCAACCGAATGGTTGGGCATAACAACAAATA GTGACGAATGCAGTTACAGTTCGGATTATGATAATTCTGATGATTACAAAGCCAATCAATATTCTGACGAACACGTATCTGATTTGGACTATACGCCAAACACAATTTTAAATCCCCATGGAACCAGTGATAGAA TTAGTTGCACTGTTTGGGATCATCGAGAGATAAAGAAAGCACAAATGTCTGTCTTGGAAATTTCCTCTTCCATTATTGAAAATGTAGAGTTAATGCCGGAAACAAATGACTACATATACATCGGTATATTGTTTTCCTTTATACTTTCCCTGATACCTTCTTTCTGCAGATTGTGCGAAATTACTATGGATTCGGAAAAATCTAGTGAAATAAATTACTTCGATCTGCCCATGATGCTGTGGGAGAAAGCATCGTTTTCGCTAACCGCCATATTTGGGTTTGCATTTGGCCACACGAAATGGGAAAGAACAATTTTGATGATAGGCTTTATAAATCGCCTATGTTTAACAATGATACTCTTCATGATTTTCAGTGTTGCCGAACGAACTTTCAAACAGCG ATTTCTCTATGCAAAGTTATTCTCGCATTTGACATCATCGCGACGTGCTCGAAAGTCAAATTTACCCCATTTTCGATTAAATAAAGTCAGAAACATAAAAACTTGGCTAAGTGTGCGATCCTACTTAAAG aaaagagGGCCTCAACGTTCCGTTGATATAATTGTATCTGCAGCATTCATTGTTACACTGCTTTTGCtggcttttttgagtgtagaatggCTTAAAGATTCTGTCCATCTTCACTCTCACTTAAATTTAGAAGCCTTAATGTGGTCCAGCACTATCGGCATATTCTTATTACGCTTTATGACTCTGGGCAATAAGATACATCATAAATATCGGTCCGTTTCAGTTTTAATAACGgaacaaattaatttatatttgcag ATTGAAAAAAAGCCGAAGAAGAAAGACGAACTTATGGTATCCAATAGTGTTTTGAAACTGGCTGCCGATTTGTTGAAAGAGCTTGAGACTCCTTTTAAAATTTCGGGACTCAGTGCCAATCCATACTTGTTTACGACTATTAAAGTTGTGATCTTATCAGCCTTATCTGGGGTTCTCAGTGAGATGTTGGGCTTTAaacttaaattgcataaaataaaaatcaaataa